From Halapricum desulfuricans, a single genomic window includes:
- a CDS encoding 30S ribosomal protein S17e gives MAIKPAYVKKTATILMEKYPDAFGSDFEHNKDVVSELTNIESKGVRNRIAGYVTRKQNRPVEA, from the coding sequence ATGGCGATCAAACCGGCCTACGTCAAGAAGACGGCAACGATCCTGATGGAGAAATACCCCGACGCGTTCGGCTCGGACTTCGAGCACAACAAGGACGTCGTCAGCGAACTCACCAACATCGAGTCCAAGGGCGTCCGCAACCGGATCGCGGGCTACGTCACGCGCAAGCAGAACCGCCCCGTCGAAGCCTGA
- a CDS encoding DUF447 domain-containing protein, whose product MSNEHGETAAWPVELRGVTESIVTTRGPNDRWNVAALGLHAGDPVTARTWGRTRTRRNVEARGRGYVQFAPDPVAFAEAALTIREESEPILDSADAWAEVEFDRRESGTEGDTEWVDWALRPVESRVERRGVRTTNRGYYAVVEATVAASRLGVEAYDQQRLRQRLDYFEGVVETCGGPPEREAFEIVRANAEW is encoded by the coding sequence ATGAGCAACGAGCACGGCGAGACCGCGGCGTGGCCGGTCGAACTCCGCGGGGTCACCGAGTCGATCGTCACCACGCGCGGTCCGAACGACCGCTGGAACGTCGCCGCGCTCGGACTGCACGCCGGCGACCCGGTCACGGCCCGGACCTGGGGGCGGACGCGCACGCGGCGGAACGTCGAGGCACGCGGACGGGGGTACGTCCAGTTCGCGCCGGACCCGGTCGCCTTCGCCGAGGCGGCGCTGACGATCCGCGAGGAGTCCGAGCCGATCCTCGACAGTGCCGACGCCTGGGCCGAAGTCGAATTCGATCGGCGCGAGAGCGGAACCGAAGGCGACACTGAGTGGGTCGACTGGGCGCTCCGTCCGGTCGAGAGTCGGGTCGAGCGCCGCGGCGTCCGGACGACCAACCGCGGCTATTACGCCGTCGTCGAGGCGACCGTCGCGGCCTCGCGGCTCGGCGTCGAGGCCTACGACCAGCAACGGCTCCGCCAGCGGCTCGACTATTTCGAGGGCGTCGTCGAGACCTGCGGCGGCCCACCGGAGCGCGAGGCCTTCGAGATCGTTCGCGCGAATGCCGAATGGTAG
- a CDS encoding triphosphoribosyl-dephospho-CoA synthase, giving the protein MRTAAQNAELALLLEVAGTPKPGNVDREREYEDLRFEHFLAGAVGAQEGLRMAGRVDGPPVGEAFEQAIAGMRDQRGGNTQFGALLLLAPLVRAAADGNLTRSGASDVAESTTVTDAAGFYRAFEHVAVSVEDPPADMDDLDVRRGSDAVPALHARDLSLYDVMDRSADRDGVAREWTGGFERSFGAAARMEALAGPMTERVARVFLELLADEPDTFVAINHDEATAERVSERARAALEGDEDPDALAEELVDRGINPGTTADITAAGLFVALEGGLAI; this is encoded by the coding sequence ATGAGAACCGCCGCACAGAACGCCGAACTGGCGCTCCTGCTGGAAGTCGCGGGGACGCCCAAGCCCGGCAACGTCGACCGCGAGCGGGAGTACGAAGACCTCCGGTTCGAGCACTTCCTGGCCGGCGCGGTCGGCGCACAGGAGGGCTTACGGATGGCCGGCCGGGTCGACGGTCCGCCGGTCGGCGAAGCCTTCGAGCAGGCCATCGCGGGTATGCGCGACCAGCGCGGCGGTAACACACAGTTCGGGGCGCTGCTGTTGCTCGCCCCGCTGGTCCGGGCCGCAGCGGACGGGAACCTCACGCGGTCGGGCGCGAGCGACGTCGCCGAGTCGACGACCGTCACCGACGCGGCGGGGTTCTATCGCGCCTTCGAGCACGTGGCGGTCTCCGTCGAGGACCCGCCCGCCGATATGGACGATCTCGACGTTCGCCGCGGCAGCGATGCCGTGCCGGCGCTGCACGCCCGTGACCTGTCACTCTACGATGTGATGGACCGCTCGGCCGATCGCGACGGCGTCGCCCGCGAGTGGACCGGCGGGTTTGAACGGAGCTTCGGTGCGGCAGCACGGATGGAAGCGCTCGCCGGCCCGATGACCGAGCGGGTGGCGAGGGTCTTCCTCGAACTGCTGGCCGACGAACCCGACACGTTCGTCGCGATCAACCACGACGAGGCGACGGCCGAGCGCGTCAGCGAACGAGCGCGAGCCGCGCTTGAGGGCGACGAGGATCCGGACGCGCTGGCCGAGGAGCTGGTCGATCGCGGCATCAATCCGGGCACGACGGCCGATATCACGGCCGCGGGATTGTTCGTCGCACTCGAAGGGGGGCTGGCGATATGA